A single region of the Halopiger xanaduensis SH-6 genome encodes:
- a CDS encoding AbrB/MazE/SpoVT family DNA-binding domain-containing protein, producing MTDDSDRSPWFPPAMFEEMQEAGEQVAQSQQEMMTQLLQANSANPLEDVSAFGPMNMGTATFKARVQSGGRISIPEPEREALDIEEGDIVQTIVVPVKRDRDE from the coding sequence ATGACGGACGACTCCGACCGATCGCCCTGGTTTCCCCCGGCGATGTTCGAAGAGATGCAGGAAGCGGGCGAGCAAGTCGCGCAATCCCAGCAGGAGATGATGACACAGTTGCTCCAGGCGAATTCGGCCAACCCGCTCGAGGACGTGTCGGCCTTCGGGCCGATGAACATGGGCACGGCGACGTTCAAGGCCCGGGTCCAGAGCGGCGGTCGGATCAGCATTCCCGAACCCGAACGGGAGGCCCTCGACATCGAAGAGGGCGACATCGTCCAGACCATCGTCGTCCCCGTCAAGCGCGATCGCGACGAGTAG
- a CDS encoding proteasome subunit alpha: MDSTPSDAIIKTGTTTVGLAGTDGAVLAADARASLGGQFVTNKTARKIDPVDDRTAVAFSGSVSDAQSFVRHLRAELSQYDLERDGRASVETAATVAGDLVRRGPYRILDLVLAGVDDEPAVYQIGGGGGVMRAPYAASGSGMQLAYGALEAAYEPGRSVAELRPIAARAVRSAAERDTASGDGMTIATITDDDLAIERYDDLEGAVAAAEGGAAATAENEEAI; encoded by the coding sequence ATCGATTCGACGCCGAGCGACGCGATCATCAAGACCGGCACGACGACGGTCGGCCTCGCCGGAACCGACGGCGCCGTCCTCGCGGCCGACGCGCGGGCGAGCCTCGGCGGCCAGTTCGTGACCAACAAAACGGCCCGGAAGATCGATCCCGTCGACGATCGGACGGCCGTCGCGTTCTCCGGCAGCGTCAGCGACGCGCAGTCGTTCGTGCGCCACTTGCGGGCCGAGCTCAGCCAGTACGACCTCGAGCGAGACGGTCGCGCGTCCGTCGAGACGGCGGCGACCGTCGCGGGCGACCTCGTCCGCCGCGGGCCCTACCGCATCCTCGATCTGGTGCTGGCCGGCGTCGACGACGAGCCGGCGGTCTACCAGATCGGCGGCGGAGGCGGCGTCATGCGGGCGCCCTACGCGGCCAGCGGCAGCGGCATGCAACTCGCCTACGGCGCGCTCGAGGCCGCCTACGAACCCGGCCGTTCGGTCGCGGAACTGCGACCGATCGCGGCCCGCGCGGTCCGAAGTGCGGCCGAGCGGGACACCGCCAGCGGCGACGGGATGACGATCGCGACGATCACCGACGACGACCTCGCGATCGAGCGCTACGACGATCTTGAGGGCGCCGTCGCGGCGGCCGAAGGCGGCGCCGCGGCGACTGCCGAAAACGAGGAGGCGATCTAA
- a CDS encoding phosphomannomutase, whose amino-acid sequence MTLFGTAGIRGPVTDVTPALALDVGRAAGEPGATFVVGRDGRETGPALAAAMEAGLESAGADVYRLGQVPTPALAYASQGRRGVMITASHNPPTDNGIKLFADGVEYDRDAERAIEDAVAADDDGLATWELWGESGRLEILEEYRDSVADYVRYQFAASSGAEADTGRPLAGLSIAVDCGNGMGSVATPHVLERLGAEVVALNANVDGHFTARESKPTPETLTDFIEFMATDSSGAASRNAEFDLGLAHDGDADRLVVLGPDGEVIHEDTVLAVVAEHYVSESDAGDPVVVTTPNASARIDERVREAGGRVERVRLGALHEGIARERAQGDEDTAVVFAAEPWKHIHAAFGGWIDGVASAAVVAALVADAGSTDALRAPVTERPYRKVSVDCPDDAKPDVMSALETELPEAFPDTAVDTDYGVRLEFDDASWVLVRPSGTEPYVRIYAESETVDDLIADARTVVESAVDDAN is encoded by the coding sequence ATGACACTGTTCGGGACCGCCGGGATTCGCGGTCCGGTAACCGACGTGACGCCGGCGCTGGCCCTCGACGTCGGTCGGGCCGCCGGCGAACCGGGTGCAACGTTCGTCGTCGGGCGCGACGGCCGGGAAACGGGACCGGCGCTCGCGGCCGCGATGGAAGCCGGCCTCGAGAGCGCCGGCGCGGACGTCTACCGACTCGGGCAGGTACCGACGCCGGCGCTGGCGTACGCGTCGCAGGGCCGCCGAGGCGTGATGATCACCGCGAGTCACAACCCGCCGACGGACAACGGCATCAAACTCTTCGCCGACGGCGTCGAGTACGACCGCGACGCCGAACGCGCGATCGAGGACGCCGTCGCGGCCGACGACGACGGCCTCGCGACGTGGGAACTCTGGGGCGAGTCGGGTCGTCTCGAGATCCTCGAAGAATACCGAGATTCCGTCGCCGACTACGTCCGCTACCAATTCGCCGCCAGTAGCGGGGCCGAAGCCGACACCGGCCGCCCCCTCGCCGGCCTCTCGATTGCCGTCGACTGCGGGAACGGCATGGGATCGGTCGCGACGCCCCACGTCCTCGAGCGCCTCGGCGCCGAGGTCGTCGCCCTGAACGCGAACGTCGACGGTCACTTCACCGCGCGCGAGAGCAAGCCGACGCCGGAGACGCTGACTGACTTCATCGAGTTCATGGCGACCGACTCGAGCGGCGCCGCCTCGAGAAACGCTGAGTTCGACCTCGGACTCGCCCACGACGGCGACGCAGACCGGCTCGTCGTCCTCGGCCCGGACGGCGAGGTGATCCACGAGGACACCGTGCTCGCAGTGGTCGCCGAACACTACGTCTCCGAGAGCGACGCCGGCGATCCGGTCGTCGTGACGACGCCGAACGCCTCCGCCCGGATCGACGAGCGGGTCCGCGAGGCCGGCGGCCGCGTCGAACGCGTCCGCCTCGGCGCGCTGCACGAGGGGATCGCGCGCGAACGAGCCCAGGGGGACGAGGACACCGCGGTCGTCTTCGCCGCCGAACCCTGGAAGCACATCCACGCCGCCTTCGGCGGCTGGATCGACGGCGTCGCGAGCGCCGCCGTCGTCGCCGCGCTCGTCGCCGACGCCGGCAGCACCGACGCCCTTCGCGCGCCGGTCACCGAGCGCCCCTACCGGAAGGTCAGCGTCGACTGTCCCGACGACGCCAAACCCGACGTGATGTCGGCTCTCGAGACCGAACTCCCCGAGGCCTTCCCTGACACGGCCGTGGATACGGACTACGGCGTTCGCCTCGAGTTCGACGACGCCTCGTGGGTGCTCGTGCGGCCGAGCGGGACCGAGCCGTACGTTCGGATCTACGCCGAGAGCGAGACGGTCGACGACCTGATCGCGGACGCGCGGACGGTCGTCGAGTCGGCGGTCGACGACGCGAACTGA
- the phaC gene encoding class III poly(R)-hydroxyalkanoic acid synthase subunit PhaC, with translation MKNPYATALDIQRQAWEATAELAEKTRVAPDRTETIENVEVGQTPSEVVYEENKLELLHYESQTEEQHDVPILIVYALINKPYILDLQPDRSVVRTLLEAGFDVYLIDWGEPSKLDRSLGLDDYVNRYIDNCVDVVRDRSSQDAINVLGYCMGGTMSAMYAALYPEKVRNLGLMAAGLCFAGEGGVLELWGAEDYYDPETVTETFDNVPADFLDTGFALMDPVANNVTKYVRFYDNLEDEDFVENFARMERWLDEGIDVAGRAYEEFIRDIYQENKLHANELELGGERVDLANIEMPVLQIVAEYDHLIPPGASKPFNEAIPAEDTEILEFATGHIGMSVSSRSHDELWPEVCEWFEERSNGESEAQRASDSRAAEPRDVDAEPETPELEEEDAALAEDVEGDESGPDDLSDGGVDVESSADADATRIDIDDETSEFHGENRSDEEITARGEDDVQDEPAEPGEMTVDEDVAEGLTDDDDASESAIEDETDDLTELSGVGRAYADQLAAAGIETFDQLADADAAELAAETGLSPNRVEDWIEQAAER, from the coding sequence ATGAAAAACCCCTACGCAACCGCACTGGACATCCAGCGACAGGCCTGGGAGGCGACGGCCGAACTGGCCGAGAAGACGCGAGTGGCGCCCGACCGAACCGAAACCATCGAGAACGTCGAGGTCGGCCAGACGCCCAGCGAGGTCGTCTACGAGGAGAACAAGCTCGAGTTGCTCCACTACGAATCGCAGACGGAGGAGCAACACGACGTCCCGATCCTCATCGTCTACGCGCTGATCAACAAGCCCTACATCCTCGACCTCCAGCCGGACCGCTCGGTGGTCCGAACGCTGCTCGAGGCCGGCTTCGACGTCTACCTGATCGACTGGGGCGAACCCTCCAAGCTCGACCGTTCGCTGGGGCTGGACGACTACGTCAACCGCTACATCGACAACTGCGTCGACGTCGTCCGCGACCGCTCCAGCCAGGACGCGATCAACGTGCTCGGCTACTGCATGGGCGGGACGATGTCGGCCATGTACGCCGCGCTCTACCCCGAGAAGGTCCGCAACCTCGGGCTGATGGCCGCCGGCCTCTGTTTCGCCGGCGAGGGCGGCGTCCTCGAGCTGTGGGGCGCCGAGGACTACTACGATCCCGAGACGGTCACCGAGACGTTCGACAACGTCCCCGCGGACTTCCTCGATACCGGATTCGCCCTGATGGACCCCGTCGCGAACAACGTCACGAAGTACGTCCGGTTCTACGACAACCTCGAAGACGAGGACTTCGTCGAAAACTTCGCCCGGATGGAGCGGTGGCTCGACGAGGGTATCGACGTCGCCGGCCGGGCCTACGAGGAGTTCATCCGCGACATCTACCAGGAGAACAAACTCCACGCGAACGAACTCGAGCTCGGCGGCGAGCGCGTCGACCTCGCGAACATCGAGATGCCGGTACTGCAGATCGTCGCGGAGTACGACCACCTCATCCCGCCGGGGGCCTCGAAGCCGTTCAACGAGGCGATCCCGGCCGAGGACACCGAGATCCTCGAGTTCGCGACGGGCCACATCGGGATGTCGGTCTCCTCGCGGAGCCACGACGAACTCTGGCCGGAGGTCTGCGAGTGGTTCGAGGAGCGCTCGAACGGGGAAAGCGAGGCGCAACGCGCCTCGGATAGTCGAGCGGCGGAGCCGCGAGACGTCGACGCGGAACCCGAGACCCCCGAACTCGAAGAGGAAGACGCCGCGCTCGCCGAGGACGTCGAAGGCGACGAGAGCGGTCCCGACGACCTCTCGGACGGCGGCGTGGACGTCGAGTCGAGTGCCGACGCGGACGCTACCAGGATCGACATCGACGACGAGACCAGCGAGTTCCACGGCGAGAACCGGTCCGACGAGGAGATCACCGCACGCGGCGAAGACGACGTGCAGGACGAACCCGCGGAGCCGGGCGAGATGACCGTCGACGAGGACGTCGCCGAGGGACTCACCGACGACGACGACGCGTCCGAGTCCGCCATCGAAGACGAAACCGACGACCTGACCGAACTCAGCGGCGTCGGGCGGGCCTACGCCGACCAACTCGCCGCGGCCGGCATCGAGACGTTCGACCAGCTCGCCGACGCGGACGCCGCCGAACTCGCCGCGGAGACCGGCCTCTCGCCGAACCGCGTCGAGGACTGGATCGAACAGGCCGCGGAGCGGTAA
- a CDS encoding DUF7351 domain-containing protein — protein sequence MSSQDEAESPIDGRDGDNGSAPTAAGEIEQVSLPGDAFQALGNDVRTGILETLYERTSGNGTASASFSELFEASDVDTTAGFAYHLRQLDGSYVRKVDAGEGDEASESETEGDGYELTYAGRRIAREIAAGTYTRRVDHPSVALEDPCPFCDRETLEARSRDNVVTVSCAGCDRTVLDLGFPPSGLESHGDEFPDALDRYHRHRLGRMRDGICPDCGGSVVGRLVEPSPDVADELPSEHADHVQAELECESCGTTTRCPVSLTLLDHSAVVSFYRDRGREVDDRPIWNVGSEWAEAVLSEDPFAVRVVVELEGDVLALYVDETLSVVDVQRSTNDPTEDADAASDTVSETESDARADTSAEAASPQPEPDVAAGQPADSTASSGS from the coding sequence ATGTCTTCGCAGGACGAGGCCGAGTCCCCGATCGACGGTCGCGACGGCGACAACGGGTCGGCTCCGACGGCGGCCGGCGAGATCGAGCAGGTGTCGCTCCCCGGCGACGCGTTCCAGGCGCTGGGCAACGACGTCCGGACGGGAATCCTCGAGACCCTCTACGAGCGAACGTCGGGGAACGGGACTGCGAGCGCGTCGTTCTCCGAACTGTTCGAGGCGTCCGACGTCGACACCACCGCGGGGTTCGCCTATCACCTCCGACAACTCGACGGCTCGTACGTGCGGAAGGTCGACGCCGGCGAGGGTGACGAGGCGAGCGAGTCCGAAACCGAAGGCGACGGCTACGAACTCACCTACGCCGGCCGTCGCATCGCTCGAGAAATCGCGGCCGGAACGTACACCCGTCGCGTCGACCACCCGTCGGTCGCCCTCGAGGACCCGTGCCCGTTCTGCGACCGCGAGACGCTCGAGGCGCGCTCGCGGGACAACGTCGTGACGGTGTCCTGCGCCGGCTGCGACCGGACCGTCCTCGATCTGGGATTCCCGCCGTCGGGGCTCGAGAGCCACGGCGACGAGTTCCCGGACGCGCTCGACCGGTACCACCGCCACCGGCTCGGACGCATGCGAGACGGAATCTGTCCGGACTGCGGCGGCAGCGTCGTCGGCCGACTCGTCGAACCGTCGCCCGACGTTGCGGACGAACTCCCGTCCGAACACGCAGACCACGTGCAGGCCGAACTCGAGTGCGAGTCCTGCGGGACGACGACGCGCTGTCCCGTTTCCCTCACGCTGTTGGACCACTCCGCGGTCGTCTCCTTCTACCGCGACCGCGGCCGCGAGGTCGACGACCGGCCGATCTGGAACGTCGGTTCCGAGTGGGCCGAGGCGGTCCTCTCCGAAGACCCGTTCGCTGTCCGCGTCGTCGTCGAACTCGAGGGCGACGTCCTCGCGCTGTACGTCGACGAGACGCTCTCCGTGGTCGACGTTCAGCGCTCGACGAACGATCCAACCGAAGACGCGGACGCGGCCTCGGATACGGTTTCCGAGACCGAGTCCGACGCTCGAGCCGATACGTCCGCCGAAGCGGCATCGCCGCAGCCGGAACCCGACGTCGCCGCCGGGCAGCCGGCCGACTCGACAGCGAGTAGCGGTTCCTAG
- a CDS encoding NAD(P)H-dependent flavin oxidoreductase: MALRTPLCDALEIEHPIVQAPIGSATNPDLAAAVSNAGGLGHLAVTWRGLEETRDVIHDTRDRTDAPFAVNLALDDATTIVDTDDHLETALEAGAPIVSFSFGDAAPYVDRVHDAGAVAMQTVGSAAAAREAVDAGIDVVVTQGLEAGGHVQSEVATTALVPRVADAVGDAVPIVAAGGIADGRGVAAALALGADGAWLGTRFVATEEAIVHDEYRRRLRESDETDTEYTTLFDKGWPGTAHRVLANETLERWDDDGRPPVGERPGENDVIARTGDGEPIERYDEALATPDVEGDIESMALYAGQSVGGVDDVRPAATVVENLVGETTEAISSLPGRTG; encoded by the coding sequence ATGGCGCTCCGAACGCCCCTCTGTGACGCCCTCGAGATCGAGCACCCGATCGTGCAGGCGCCGATCGGCAGCGCGACGAACCCCGACCTCGCGGCGGCCGTCTCGAACGCCGGCGGATTGGGCCACCTCGCGGTGACCTGGCGCGGCCTCGAGGAAACGCGCGACGTGATCCACGACACCCGCGACCGGACCGACGCCCCGTTCGCGGTCAACCTCGCGCTCGACGACGCGACCACGATCGTCGACACCGACGACCACCTCGAGACCGCGCTCGAGGCGGGCGCGCCGATCGTCTCTTTTTCCTTCGGCGACGCTGCACCGTACGTCGACCGGGTTCACGACGCGGGCGCGGTTGCAATGCAAACCGTCGGCAGCGCGGCCGCCGCGCGTGAGGCCGTCGACGCCGGAATCGACGTCGTCGTGACCCAGGGCCTCGAGGCGGGGGGCCACGTTCAGAGTGAAGTCGCGACGACGGCGCTCGTCCCGCGGGTCGCGGACGCCGTCGGCGACGCGGTGCCGATCGTCGCAGCCGGCGGTATCGCAGACGGCCGCGGAGTCGCGGCGGCGCTCGCGCTGGGCGCCGACGGCGCGTGGCTCGGCACCCGGTTCGTCGCGACCGAGGAAGCGATCGTCCACGACGAGTACCGGCGCCGACTGCGGGAGAGCGACGAGACCGACACCGAGTACACGACGCTGTTCGACAAGGGCTGGCCCGGAACGGCCCACCGCGTGCTCGCAAACGAGACGCTCGAGCGCTGGGACGACGACGGCCGCCCACCTGTTGGAGAACGGCCCGGCGAAAACGACGTGATTGCGCGGACCGGCGACGGCGAGCCGATCGAACGCTACGACGAGGCGCTCGCGACGCCCGACGTCGAGGGCGATATCGAGTCGATGGCGCTGTACGCCGGCCAAAGCGTCGGCGGGGTCGACGACGTTCGTCCGGCGGCGACTGTCGTCGAGAACCTCGTCGGGGAGACGACCGAAGCGATCTCGAGTCTTCCGGGTCGTACCGGGTGA
- a CDS encoding beta-ketoacyl-ACP reductase, whose translation MSMDGRTCVITGSARGIGRGIAEYLGEEGANVVINYRSSEGAAKEAVDAIETAGGSAVAAQADVTHREQVEHMREVCHEAFGPADVLVNNAGITADKQFTEMSREDWDRVMDVNLGGMFNCTQEFYDDIWEAEEGRLINISSVVGKQGNFGQANYAAAKSGMFGFTRTIALELAQGGSTANCVAPGFTRTDMVESVPEKVLDRIIAGIPLERLAEVEDVAALVRFLAGEESSYITGEVIDINGGMDL comes from the coding sequence ATGTCCATGGACGGACGAACCTGCGTCATCACCGGGTCGGCGCGCGGCATCGGCCGGGGGATCGCCGAGTACCTCGGAGAGGAGGGAGCGAACGTCGTCATCAACTACCGTTCTTCGGAGGGGGCGGCCAAGGAGGCCGTCGACGCGATCGAGACCGCCGGCGGGTCCGCCGTCGCGGCCCAGGCGGACGTCACCCACCGCGAGCAGGTCGAACACATGCGCGAGGTCTGCCACGAGGCGTTCGGCCCGGCCGACGTCCTGGTCAACAACGCCGGCATCACCGCCGACAAGCAGTTCACGGAGATGAGCCGCGAGGACTGGGACCGCGTGATGGACGTCAACCTCGGCGGGATGTTCAACTGCACGCAGGAGTTCTACGACGACATCTGGGAGGCCGAGGAGGGGCGGCTGATCAACATCTCGAGCGTCGTCGGCAAGCAGGGGAACTTCGGGCAGGCGAACTACGCCGCCGCCAAGAGCGGGATGTTCGGCTTCACGCGGACGATCGCCCTCGAACTCGCCCAGGGCGGGTCGACGGCCAACTGCGTCGCCCCCGGCTTTACGCGCACCGATATGGTCGAGAGCGTTCCGGAGAAGGTGCTCGATCGGATCATCGCGGGCATCCCGCTCGAGCGCCTCGCGGAGGTCGAGGACGTCGCGGCCCTCGTTCGGTTCCTCGCGGGCGAGGAATCGTCCTACATCACGGGCGAAGTGATCGACATCAACGGCGGCATGGACCTCTGA
- a CDS encoding BMP family lipoprotein: MPRNRRAVLKGMGVAGLASMAGCVGGFGEESGDASAQVGMVYATGGLGDDSFNDMAKQGVEDAQEEFNISYDETEPESASEFGGAQRDFAESGDYDLVNCIGYAQKDALSENAPEYPDQNFIIVDDEVKEDNVRSYQFGEPEGSFQVGHLAGLLTQEEFSAGAGETNPDANVVGFVGGTETQLIQSFHAGFQAGVEHANEDAEVVSTYVGGFNDTAGGQQAARTMYQDQDADIVFHAAGRTGIGVFQAAQDEGRFAIGVDSDQSVSNEDFADVILASMVKRVDTAVYNAIESVVNDEFQGGETETLGLEEEGVGAVYGDEIGGEIPQEITDQVDESRQQIIDGEIDVPSEL, encoded by the coding sequence ATGCCACGTAACAGACGAGCTGTTCTGAAGGGGATGGGTGTCGCTGGACTCGCGTCGATGGCGGGCTGCGTCGGCGGGTTCGGCGAGGAATCGGGCGACGCGAGCGCACAGGTCGGCATGGTCTACGCGACCGGCGGCCTCGGCGACGACTCGTTCAACGACATGGCAAAGCAGGGCGTCGAAGACGCACAAGAGGAGTTCAACATCTCGTACGACGAGACGGAGCCCGAGTCGGCGAGCGAGTTCGGCGGCGCGCAGCGCGACTTCGCCGAAAGCGGCGACTACGACCTGGTCAACTGTATCGGCTACGCGCAGAAGGACGCGCTCTCGGAGAACGCGCCGGAGTACCCGGACCAGAACTTCATCATCGTCGACGACGAGGTGAAGGAGGACAACGTCCGGAGCTACCAGTTCGGCGAACCGGAGGGCTCGTTCCAGGTCGGCCACCTGGCCGGACTCCTGACCCAGGAGGAGTTTTCCGCCGGTGCCGGCGAGACGAACCCGGACGCGAACGTCGTCGGTTTCGTCGGCGGCACCGAGACGCAGCTGATTCAGTCGTTCCACGCCGGCTTCCAGGCCGGCGTCGAGCACGCCAACGAGGACGCCGAGGTTGTCTCGACGTACGTCGGCGGGTTCAACGACACCGCCGGCGGCCAGCAGGCCGCCCGGACGATGTACCAGGACCAAGACGCGGACATCGTCTTCCACGCGGCCGGCCGCACCGGCATCGGCGTCTTCCAGGCGGCCCAGGACGAGGGCCGGTTCGCCATCGGCGTCGACAGCGACCAGTCGGTCTCCAACGAGGACTTCGCCGACGTCATCCTCGCGAGCATGGTCAAGCGCGTCGACACCGCTGTCTACAACGCGATCGAGTCCGTCGTCAACGACGAGTTCCAGGGCGGCGAGACCGAAACCCTCGGCCTCGAGGAGGAGGGTGTCGGCGCCGTCTACGGCGACGAGATCGGCGGCGAGATCCCGCAGGAGATCACGGATCAGGTCGACGAGTCCAGACAGCAGATCATCGACGGCGAGATCGACGTCCCGAGCGAACTGTAA
- a CDS encoding MaoC family dehydratase, which produces MSQNSGRNNFAAMTNAWTAMTQSFLRSATAANRAALSAMVPDGHDPSDDGIVPASIPSVDHSNLDWTFERTVDDRNAIGVGDNVTFEKTLSDDDVRAFAQISGDTNRLHLDDEFAAQTRFGERIVHGTLVSGLISAALARLPGLTIYLSQDLEFRGPVKIGDRVSARVEVVEDLGNDQFRLETRIRDESDDETVIDGEAVVLVDELPDE; this is translated from the coding sequence ATGTCACAGAATTCCGGGCGGAACAACTTTGCTGCCATGACGAATGCGTGGACGGCGATGACCCAAAGTTTCCTCCGCAGTGCGACCGCTGCCAACCGCGCAGCCCTCTCCGCGATGGTTCCCGACGGCCACGATCCGAGCGACGACGGGATCGTTCCCGCGTCGATCCCCTCCGTCGACCACTCGAATCTCGACTGGACGTTCGAGCGCACCGTCGACGACCGCAACGCGATCGGCGTCGGCGACAACGTCACCTTCGAGAAGACCCTCTCCGACGACGACGTTCGGGCGTTCGCACAGATCAGCGGCGACACGAACCGCCTCCACCTCGACGACGAGTTCGCCGCGCAGACGCGCTTCGGCGAGCGGATCGTCCACGGCACGCTCGTCTCCGGGCTCATCAGCGCCGCGCTGGCCCGCCTGCCCGGCCTGACGATCTACCTCTCGCAGGACCTCGAGTTCCGCGGCCCCGTCAAAATCGGCGACCGCGTCTCGGCCCGCGTCGAAGTCGTCGAGGACCTGGGCAACGACCAGTTCCGGCTCGAGACCCGGATTCGCGACGAGTCCGACGACGAGACGGTTATCGACGGCGAAGCCGTCGTGTTGGTCGACGAACTGCCCGACGAGTAG
- a CDS encoding archaeal proteasome endopeptidase complex subunit alpha → MDSNANQQAYDRGHTIFSPDGRLYQVEYAREAVERGSPSVGVVTDDGVVLAARKRVRSPLLEADTVEKIHRVDDHLAIASAGHAADARQLVDVARREAQRHRLRYGEPIDAELLAKRLADHVQEHTQTGGSRPYGVALLVAGVDLDGADGPQLYEVDPSGTPYGWRAVAVGNGGRDVRQFLEDGIAAGESTRGDLEWGTATALEALAATSDEPELTPETVDVWTLETEGSETAASSPITQRTDDELASLLAELELD, encoded by the coding sequence ATGGACTCGAACGCCAACCAGCAGGCCTACGACCGCGGTCACACCATCTTCTCGCCCGACGGCCGGCTCTACCAGGTCGAGTACGCGCGGGAAGCCGTCGAACGGGGCTCGCCGAGCGTCGGCGTCGTCACCGACGACGGCGTCGTTCTGGCGGCTCGAAAGCGGGTCCGGTCGCCGCTGCTCGAGGCGGACACGGTCGAGAAGATCCACCGGGTCGACGACCACCTGGCGATCGCCTCGGCGGGCCACGCCGCCGACGCCCGCCAACTGGTCGACGTCGCCCGCCGCGAGGCGCAGCGACACCGGCTGCGCTACGGCGAGCCGATCGACGCCGAGTTGCTCGCGAAGCGCCTCGCCGATCACGTCCAGGAGCACACCCAGACCGGCGGCTCGCGGCCGTACGGGGTCGCGCTGTTGGTCGCCGGCGTCGATCTCGACGGCGCGGACGGGCCGCAGCTCTACGAGGTCGATCCCAGCGGCACGCCGTACGGCTGGCGGGCCGTCGCCGTCGGCAACGGCGGCCGTGACGTGCGACAGTTCCTCGAGGATGGGATCGCTGCCGGTGAATCGACTCGCGGCGACCTAGAGTGGGGAACCGCGACCGCGCTCGAGGCGCTGGCGGCGACAAGCGACGAACCCGAACTCACGCCGGAAACGGTCGACGTCTGGACGCTCGAGACCGAAGGGTCGGAGACAGCGGCGTCGAGCCCGATTACGCAGCGGACCGACGACGAACTCGCGTCGCTGCTCGCGGAACTCGAACTCGACTAG
- a CDS encoding poly(R)-hydroxyalkanoic acid synthase subunit PhaE — translation MADSQQSPQAQDWNAFVEQWNEQFLDALEENVEAQAQFVESWSETVGQATEDNELSEGVEGYAKAYETWMNASQQMVERVNDQLEGEDVDIEDFRDIWLNTANEAFKDVMSTTAFARMTGETVGDVLELQQQADEAAQETLRMLGFATEEDVVEVGDRLVELERRQHDVERKLDRILERLEDEDEE, via the coding sequence ATGGCAGACTCACAACAATCCCCGCAAGCTCAGGACTGGAACGCGTTCGTCGAACAGTGGAACGAGCAGTTCCTCGACGCGCTCGAGGAGAACGTCGAAGCGCAGGCGCAGTTTGTCGAAAGCTGGTCCGAAACCGTCGGCCAGGCCACCGAGGACAACGAACTCTCCGAAGGCGTCGAAGGCTACGCGAAGGCCTACGAAACCTGGATGAACGCCTCCCAGCAGATGGTCGAGCGAGTAAACGACCAGCTCGAGGGCGAGGACGTCGACATCGAGGACTTTCGCGACATCTGGCTCAACACGGCCAACGAGGCCTTTAAGGACGTCATGTCGACGACCGCCTTCGCGCGGATGACCGGCGAGACCGTCGGCGACGTCCTCGAACTGCAACAGCAGGCCGACGAAGCCGCCCAGGAGACGCTCCGCATGCTCGGGTTCGCGACCGAGGAGGACGTCGTCGAGGTCGGCGACCGCCTCGTCGAACTCGAGCGCCGCCAGCACGACGTCGAGCGGAAGCTCGACCGGATCCTCGAGCGCCTCGAGGACGAGGACGAGGAGTAA